In Deferribacter desulfuricans SSM1, the following are encoded in one genomic region:
- a CDS encoding HDOD domain-containing protein yields MKFDSQMIIEKAKEIPPLPQIATRVLSIMRKDDYSLSEVVYLVSKDLALTAEILKMANSAIFSPKEEIKDLRHAIVILGEKNLKNLLIALSMKSYFYNDESKIELAKKIWEHSLCVAILMRILAKEVNVDTGDAFLLGILHDIGKVIFLLTTPFYDEIVNITKKSNTNSIEIESNLIGFNHAEIGGYVLSKWGLPELFYEKVYYHHVASMYKKDDLITLLVLSNCLVNRKNIGLNIFDEEAFNLANEKLKFSDELISEALSHFDEIYAVEKELFEGA; encoded by the coding sequence ATGAAATTTGATAGCCAAATGATTATTGAAAAAGCAAAAGAGATTCCACCTTTGCCCCAGATTGCTACTCGAGTTTTGTCAATTATGAGAAAAGATGATTACAGTCTGTCTGAGGTTGTTTACCTCGTTTCTAAAGATTTAGCATTGACTGCTGAAATTTTGAAAATGGCAAATTCTGCTATCTTTTCACCCAAAGAAGAGATAAAGGATTTAAGACATGCAATTGTAATTTTGGGCGAAAAAAATTTAAAAAATCTTTTAATAGCATTATCAATGAAAAGCTATTTTTATAATGATGAGTCAAAAATAGAACTGGCAAAGAAAATTTGGGAGCACTCGTTATGTGTTGCCATATTAATGAGGATTTTGGCAAAAGAAGTAAATGTTGATACGGGGGATGCATTTTTATTGGGGATATTGCATGATATTGGTAAAGTTATTTTTCTTTTAACTACGCCTTTTTATGATGAAATAGTTAATATAACCAAAAAAAGTAATACGAATTCAATCGAGATAGAATCAAACCTTATAGGTTTTAATCATGCAGAAATTGGTGGATATGTTTTGAGTAAATGGGGTTTACCTGAACTGTTTTATGAAAAGGTTTATTATCATCACGTTGCCTCGATGTATAAGAAAGATGATTTGATTACTTTGTTAGTGCTATCAAATTGTTTAGTAAACAGAAAAAATATCGGTTTAAATATTTTTGATGAAGAGGCATTTAATTTAGCAAATGAAAAACTGAAGTTTTCTGATGAACTTATTAGTGAAGCTTTGTCTCATTTTGATGAAATTTATGCTGTGGAAAAAGAGCTTTTTGAAGGTGCATAA
- a CDS encoding ATP-binding protein, protein MEIINNKSILNFINNMTIPFVVSTLSGEVLYANDEAFNLFQVSREKLKEINTKDFYLNIEDRKRVIEQINKEGFLKNFKIKLRKYNGDNFDALMSASKYIGADGEEGLILTITDISEIVEKDKKLALFGKVIFNTPHFVLITDEDFNLYYKNKALSEFCAKDYFKFDELPFFDNPEELKIKIKEVLDREKYVAETVKFIKDGKKYTFAYVVFKVEYNDEYYFVFIFKDITYQITLEEELSKRGKVEVVERVLKIFSHKINDALTGMQSYITLAENETANEKIKTYLDKVYDNIDDISSMMDRMVLFIKVKEISQEMFLLDDAIREFFEEYRDILGETIELKLDLNCDCSVNLNKDIFKNIIFSMVMNSIEALESVNRKNKTIIIKTYTIQENNKDFAAIEIYDNGKGIKQEYIEKIFEPFFTTKHDKHGIGLDLAMVYGYITNNDGTILVESKENEYTKFTIKLPIRVTEKSNEEETNSADKTTKIFILDDEEVITFTVGEFLKSNGYDVVVANSLADAKKVLEELDTPFDLIISDIILNDGKGYEFVNDYIQRFGFCKIIYISGCSDIEENHLPGSEHIFIKKPFKLPELLKKVEELLES, encoded by the coding sequence ATGGAAATAATTAACAATAAATCTATCTTAAATTTTATAAATAACATGACTATCCCTTTTGTTGTTTCTACTTTAAGTGGCGAAGTTTTATATGCAAATGACGAAGCTTTTAATTTGTTTCAAGTCAGTAGGGAAAAACTGAAAGAAATAAATACAAAAGATTTTTATTTAAACATAGAAGATAGAAAAAGAGTTATTGAGCAAATAAATAAAGAAGGTTTTTTAAAAAATTTTAAAATAAAATTGAGAAAATATAACGGTGATAATTTTGATGCTTTGATGTCTGCTTCTAAATATATTGGTGCTGATGGTGAAGAAGGGCTTATCCTAACAATAACAGATATTTCTGAAATTGTGGAGAAGGACAAAAAATTAGCACTTTTTGGAAAGGTGATTTTTAATACCCCACATTTTGTTTTAATTACAGATGAAGACTTTAATTTATATTATAAAAATAAGGCTTTAAGTGAATTTTGTGCTAAAGATTATTTTAAATTTGATGAGTTACCATTTTTTGATAATCCAGAAGAGCTGAAAATTAAAATAAAAGAGGTGCTAGATAGAGAAAAGTATGTGGCAGAAACTGTGAAATTTATAAAAGATGGGAAGAAATATACTTTTGCCTATGTTGTTTTTAAAGTGGAATATAATGATGAGTATTATTTTGTTTTTATTTTTAAAGATATAACTTATCAGATAACACTTGAAGAGGAGTTGTCAAAAAGAGGGAAAGTAGAAGTTGTGGAAAGGGTTTTGAAAATATTTTCTCATAAAATAAACGATGCTCTTACAGGTATGCAGTCATATATTACTTTAGCTGAAAATGAGACTGCTAATGAAAAAATAAAGACTTATCTTGATAAAGTTTATGATAACATTGATGATATTTCATCAATGATGGATAGAATGGTGTTGTTTATTAAAGTAAAAGAGATTTCTCAAGAAATGTTTTTATTGGATGATGCTATTAGAGAGTTTTTTGAAGAGTATAGGGATATACTTGGTGAAACAATAGAATTAAAATTAGATTTAAATTGTGATTGTAGTGTTAATTTGAACAAGGATATTTTTAAAAATATTATTTTTAGTATGGTTATGAACAGCATAGAGGCTTTAGAATCTGTAAATAGAAAAAATAAAACTATAATTATAAAAACCTATACTATTCAAGAAAATAACAAAGATTTTGCTGCTATAGAAATTTATGACAACGGTAAAGGGATAAAGCAGGAATATATTGAAAAGATTTTTGAACCATTTTTTACAACTAAGCATGATAAACATGGAATAGGTTTAGATTTGGCGATGGTGTATGGGTATATCACAAATAACGATGGTACTATTTTGGTGGAATCAAAAGAGAATGAATATACTAAATTTACTATAAAATTGCCTATAAGAGTAACTGAAAAAAGTAATGAAGAGGAAACTAATTCAGCAGATAAAACGACCAAAATTTTTATATTAGATGATGAAGAGGTTATCACTTTCACAGTTGGTGAGTTTTTAAAGTCAAATGGTTATGATGTAGTAGTTGCAAATTCCCTTGCTGATGCAAAAAAAGTGCTTGAAGAATTGGATACACCTTTTGATCTAATTATTTCAGATATTATATTAAATGATGGCAAAGGGTATGAATTTGTAAATGATTACATCCAACGATTTGGTTTTTGTAAGATTATATATATCTCTGGTTGTAGTGATATTGAAGAAAATCATCTTCCAGGCTCTGAACATATTTTTATCAAAAAGCCTTTTAAACTGCCCGAATTACTTAAAAAGGTTGAAGAGTTACTTGAAAGTTAA
- a CDS encoding radical SAM protein, with protein MEKWSVINHYREIINKEFGTIKKFGRIKVALIYPNRYEIAIQNLGYQYVYKKFNEIENVTCERFVLDYLEDNLSLENQKFLREFDILALSINFEEDILSFIQFLKNEKIPVFKDERDDSFPPIIAGGALAFINPSLLIDIVDVVLLGDIDPILENIKEEFNTYSDKNSFLERLLKYEFVISKDKYPGKVLLRNKNTIINSVIKTELGEFANEFLIELSSGCKYSCRFCTATFAYRPFRVFDYEKTFEVIKNQRFSDEIGLISAAFGDLPCVADLLKQFEKFGLKVSVSSLRADTLTNDIISMLKKLGVRSITIAEETCSRKLKKLINKEIDEDVILNVAKEIADVGIENLKLYYMIGLPGENINDVEMIADRVENISKIFFGIQRDKYNRLGKIKVSVNIFIPKPNTPLQYFGLDKKKVLNEKIKLLKKRFGRISNVKYDIMNYNNALLQGFLSRAEDYVKDFYIKLLDNGFDVKRALREADAVKRGEMIYDENYTFLWEKLVKPNYDADIIKREFLKCKEILKRYH; from the coding sequence ATGGAAAAATGGTCTGTAATTAATCATTATCGTGAAATAATAAATAAAGAATTTGGGACTATAAAAAAATTTGGTCGAATAAAAGTAGCTCTAATATATCCAAATAGATATGAAATAGCTATTCAAAATCTCGGTTACCAATATGTTTATAAAAAGTTTAATGAAATTGAAAATGTAACTTGTGAAAGATTTGTTTTAGATTATTTAGAGGATAATTTATCTTTAGAAAATCAGAAATTTTTGAGAGAATTTGATATCCTTGCACTTTCCATTAATTTCGAAGAGGATATTTTAAGTTTTATTCAATTTTTAAAAAATGAAAAGATACCAGTTTTTAAGGATGAAAGAGATGATAGTTTCCCACCAATTATTGCTGGTGGTGCTTTGGCATTTATCAACCCATCACTATTGATTGATATTGTAGATGTTGTTTTACTTGGAGATATAGATCCTATTTTGGAAAATATAAAAGAGGAGTTTAATACTTACTCCGATAAAAATAGTTTTTTAGAAAGGCTTTTAAAATACGAGTTTGTTATTTCAAAAGATAAATACCCTGGAAAAGTTTTATTGAGGAATAAAAATACAATCATAAATTCTGTGATAAAAACAGAGCTGGGTGAGTTTGCCAACGAATTTTTAATTGAGTTATCAAGTGGGTGTAAATACAGTTGTAGATTTTGCACTGCTACCTTTGCTTATAGGCCATTTAGAGTATTTGATTATGAAAAAACATTTGAAGTGATAAAAAATCAAAGGTTTTCTGATGAAATAGGCCTTATTTCAGCGGCATTTGGAGATTTGCCTTGTGTGGCAGATTTGTTAAAACAGTTTGAAAAGTTTGGACTAAAGGTTTCTGTATCCTCACTGAGAGCTGATACTTTAACGAATGATATAATATCAATGCTAAAAAAACTTGGCGTAAGGTCTATTACTATTGCTGAGGAAACATGTAGTAGGAAGTTAAAGAAATTAATAAATAAAGAGATAGATGAAGATGTTATTTTAAATGTTGCAAAAGAGATAGCAGATGTTGGGATAGAGAACTTGAAGCTGTATTACATGATAGGGTTACCTGGGGAAAATATTAATGATGTTGAAATGATTGCAGATAGAGTTGAAAATATATCAAAAATATTTTTTGGTATTCAAAGGGATAAGTATAACAGGTTGGGAAAAATAAAGGTTTCAGTAAATATTTTTATACCTAAACCTAATACACCGTTGCAATATTTTGGATTGGATAAAAAGAAAGTGTTGAATGAAAAGATTAAATTATTGAAAAAAAGGTTTGGTAGAATTTCTAATGTGAAATATGATATAATGAATTATAATAATGCTTTGTTGCAAGGTTTTTTATCAAGAGCAGAAGATTATGTGAAAGATTTTTATATTAAATTGTTAGATAACGGCTTTGATGTGAAAAGAGCTTTAAGAGAAGCTGATGCAGTAAAAAGGGGTGAGATGATTTATGATGAAAATTATACTTTTTTATGGGAAAAACTTGTTAAACCAAATTATGATGCTGATATTATTAAAAGGGAGTTTCTGAAGTGCAAGGAAATACTAAAGAGATACCATTAA
- a CDS encoding polyphenol oxidase family protein: MQGNTKEIPLIKPENIVEYFNIFTTTRFSGVSDGPYKSFNFGYFCEDDLLNVEKNYKILKDLIGISRIVTLRQVHGSNIIEVKKDTPSFFNGDGLFSKEVGIGLGILTADCYSVQIIGENGSYANLHCGWKSVFNGIVNNAIKMFGKEDIRKVYINVGICKDCFEVKGDFINYTKEVFNIDKNLIYKNGKYFFDLRSQIEDMFLKNGIEKNRIEHIRDCSYCNKNFYSYRRDKVTGRMISVISRVR, translated from the coding sequence GTGCAAGGAAATACTAAAGAGATACCATTAATAAAACCAGAAAATATTGTAGAATATTTTAATATATTTACCACAACTAGATTTAGTGGTGTTTCTGATGGGCCATATAAGAGTTTTAATTTTGGTTATTTCTGTGAAGATGATTTGTTAAATGTGGAAAAAAATTATAAGATTTTAAAAGATTTGATTGGTATAAGCAGGATAGTTACATTAAGGCAAGTGCATGGTTCTAATATCATTGAGGTGAAAAAGGATACACCATCCTTTTTTAATGGAGATGGGTTATTTTCAAAAGAGGTTGGTATCGGATTAGGTATATTAACTGCTGATTGTTATAGTGTTCAGATTATTGGTGAAAATGGCAGTTATGCAAATTTACATTGTGGTTGGAAATCAGTTTTTAACGGTATCGTAAATAATGCTATTAAAATGTTTGGTAAAGAAGATATAAGAAAGGTGTATATAAATGTTGGGATATGCAAAGATTGCTTTGAGGTTAAAGGAGATTTTATAAATTATACTAAAGAGGTTTTTAACATCGATAAAAATTTAATATATAAAAATGGAAAATATTTTTTTGACTTGAGATCTCAGATTGAGGATATGTTTTTAAAAAATGGTATTGAAAAAAATAGAATTGAGCATATAAGGGATTGTTCATACTGTAATAAAAATTTTTATTCTTATAGAAGAGATAAGGTAACAGGCAGGATGATTTCAGTTATATCGAGGGTGAGATGA
- a CDS encoding YggS family pyridoxal phosphate-dependent enzyme, whose product MICKNLEIIMERIEKAAIKSGRAKDDIVLVAVSKTFPAEKIVEAYNCGQRVFGENRVQEALKKIEGLRDKFEDIEFHMIGHLQTNKVRYLKNNFSLIHSVDRIELAELINKYAKKNGLTQDILIQVNIAEEPQKSGVLLKDYDRLVEFVLNCDNLKLKGLMMIPPLVDDAEVNRPFFAKMNELFLKTNDRYNIQMDYLSMGMSDDFEIAIEEGANMVRIGSAIFGKRS is encoded by the coding sequence ATGATTTGTAAAAATTTAGAAATTATCATGGAAAGAATAGAAAAGGCAGCTATTAAATCTGGAAGGGCAAAAGATGATATAGTTTTAGTTGCTGTAAGTAAAACTTTTCCAGCAGAAAAGATTGTTGAAGCGTATAATTGCGGTCAGAGAGTATTTGGTGAAAATAGGGTTCAAGAAGCTTTGAAAAAAATTGAGGGGTTGAGAGATAAATTTGAAGACATAGAATTTCATATGATTGGGCACTTGCAGACAAATAAGGTTCGTTATTTAAAAAATAATTTTAGCTTGATACATTCTGTGGATAGGATAGAGCTGGCAGAATTGATAAACAAATATGCTAAAAAAAATGGTTTAACCCAGGATATCTTAATCCAAGTAAATATTGCTGAAGAACCACAAAAGTCTGGAGTTTTATTAAAGGATTATGATAGATTAGTAGAGTTTGTATTAAACTGTGATAATCTTAAGCTAAAAGGGTTGATGATGATTCCACCTTTGGTTGATGATGCGGAAGTTAATCGCCCTTTTTTTGCGAAGATGAATGAACTTTTTTTAAAAACAAATGACAGATATAATATACAAATGGATTATCTTTCCATGGGTATGAGTGATGATTTTGAGATAGCTATTGAAGAAGGGGCCAATATGGTGCGTATTGGTTCAGCTATTTTTGGTAAGAGGAGCTGA
- a CDS encoding YggT family protein, translating into MWFFSFIIKAYIVLLILRGVMTRQELYFNPLGKLVASFTEPIFATIFSKYPHEKSKKFIPLVIIIFTILLGLVYWAFNGVSFLYSLIGAVDEMLRFLMVFYIIALILGSLLNTSYQASIYTTFFHRIGLPVVKVTRSIINVPGNTVVVISVIFIFLIYVFLDSGLQILFNSLVGRGVDVVSVVLLTTKYGLFTLIGLLKILTWLVIIRALISWVSPDPYNPIVQLIVALTEPVMGPFRRLIPPIGMIDISPIVLIFVIEFLRVFLIRLLEIIF; encoded by the coding sequence ATGTGGTTTTTTTCTTTTATTATTAAAGCTTATATTGTTTTGCTTATCTTAAGAGGCGTAATGACAAGGCAAGAGCTTTATTTCAACCCTTTGGGTAAACTTGTAGCATCTTTTACAGAGCCTATTTTTGCAACTATTTTTTCTAAATATCCCCATGAGAAAAGTAAAAAATTCATACCTTTAGTTATTATTATTTTTACCATATTACTGGGGTTAGTGTATTGGGCATTTAATGGGGTAAGTTTTTTATATTCTTTAATTGGTGCAGTTGATGAGATGTTGAGATTTTTAATGGTCTTTTATATAATAGCGCTTATCCTTGGAAGTTTGTTAAATACTTCTTATCAAGCTTCAATTTATACCACATTTTTCCATAGGATAGGTTTGCCTGTTGTAAAAGTAACAAGGTCAATAATTAACGTCCCTGGGAATACCGTTGTTGTAATTTCGGTTATTTTTATATTTTTAATCTATGTGTTTTTGGATAGTGGTTTACAGATTCTGTTTAATAGTTTAGTTGGTAGAGGGGTTGATGTTGTTTCGGTTGTTTTACTTACTACGAAGTATGGTTTGTTTACTTTAATAGGGCTGTTAAAAATTTTGACTTGGTTAGTAATAATCAGAGCTTTAATATCTTGGGTTAGTCCAGATCCATACAACCCTATTGTACAGCTGATAGTTGCTTTAACAGAGCCTGTTATGGGTCCATTTAGAAGATTGATTCCACCTATTGGCATGATAGATATTTCCCCTATTGTTTTGATTTTTGTGATTGAGTTTTTGCGTGTGTTTTTGATTAGGCTTTTGGAGATTATTTTTTAA
- a CDS encoding potassium channel family protein, which yields MLKYKVRNILIGFVVLLLIVAVGTLGYESIEKAGFLNSLFMTIITISTVGYEEVFPLSEAGKYFTIFLILTGTGTLAYIGTQVFDLIIAGEIGRTFGRRRMDKKISKLNDHYIICGYGRMGKIIASQLKEKGIPFVVIEKDEKYINEFDEKDYYYIIGDATKEDTLVKANILYAKGIISVVESDAENVYITLTAKGFNQDIKVFTKAMDDEASSKMFWAGADNVISPFTTGALQIANAIVKPNVTEFLELALGKNDYNIEVEELAICQNSKLKGKTILESNLRKFGIIVIAIKKSDGSFIYSPSAEEVLNDNDVLICLGRRDDFDELKKYLRS from the coding sequence ATGTTAAAGTATAAAGTTAGAAATATACTTATTGGTTTTGTAGTTTTGTTATTGATTGTTGCAGTTGGGACTTTGGGCTATGAGTCTATTGAAAAAGCTGGATTTCTAAACTCTCTATTTATGACAATAATCACTATTTCTACTGTTGGTTATGAAGAGGTCTTCCCTTTATCTGAAGCTGGTAAGTATTTTACAATATTTTTGATTTTGACTGGTACTGGTACCCTTGCGTATATAGGTACTCAGGTATTTGATTTAATAATTGCTGGTGAAATTGGAAGAACTTTTGGGAGAAGAAGAATGGATAAAAAAATTAGTAAACTAAATGATCATTATATTATTTGTGGTTATGGAAGAATGGGAAAAATAATCGCTAGCCAATTAAAAGAGAAGGGGATCCCTTTTGTAGTTATTGAGAAAGATGAAAAGTATATCAATGAGTTTGATGAAAAAGATTATTATTATATAATTGGTGATGCTACGAAAGAGGATACTTTAGTGAAAGCAAATATATTATATGCTAAAGGTATAATTTCTGTTGTCGAATCTGATGCAGAAAATGTTTATATCACATTGACTGCAAAAGGTTTTAACCAAGATATAAAGGTTTTCACAAAAGCGATGGATGATGAAGCAAGCTCAAAGATGTTTTGGGCAGGGGCTGATAATGTGATATCACCTTTTACGACAGGTGCTCTCCAGATTGCAAATGCAATTGTAAAGCCTAATGTTACTGAGTTTTTAGAGTTAGCACTTGGTAAAAATGATTATAATATTGAGGTTGAAGAATTGGCTATTTGTCAAAATTCTAAACTAAAAGGTAAAACTATTTTAGAGTCAAATTTAAGAAAATTTGGGATTATTGTTATTGCAATAAAAAAGAGCGACGGTAGTTTTATATATAGTCCTAGTGCCGAAGAAGTTTTAAATGATAATGATGTTTTGATTTGTTTGGGTAGAAGAGATGATTTTGATGAACTAAAAAAATATTTGAGGAGTTAG
- a CDS encoding PIN/TRAM domain-containing protein: MWLFRLIYSLIIMIVFVLLRDKIGIDINYAVAYGFGVILAINILEILITDLKSFKILSGIIGGVLFLIISYLIMSPLSSFITSEPIKLAIYFVITYIGILVGYKNYTIVENLFSKISLVPVKTKVVKIPKIIDTSTLIDGRILDIIETGFLEGELVIPTFVLKELQNIADSHEHLRRQKGKRGLSILQRLKEQKKIPVKIDETDFHNIGTVDEKLVKLAKKYKGKIITTDHNLLKVAEIQNVEVLNINSLAIALRQTVLPGEVLEITVVKEGKEHNQGVGYLEDGTMVVVENGKSLIGETVKVEITSLLQTETGRIIFARQK, translated from the coding sequence ATGTGGCTATTTCGTCTTATTTATTCATTAATTATAATGATAGTTTTTGTGTTGTTACGTGACAAAATAGGGATTGATATAAATTATGCGGTAGCATACGGTTTTGGTGTAATTTTAGCGATAAATATCTTAGAAATATTGATTACAGATCTTAAAAGTTTTAAAATTTTAAGCGGTATTATTGGTGGTGTATTATTTTTGATTATTAGTTACTTAATAATGTCACCTTTATCATCTTTTATTACTAGTGAGCCGATAAAATTAGCTATTTATTTTGTAATAACTTATATCGGCATTTTGGTGGGTTATAAAAATTATACAATAGTAGAAAACCTTTTTTCTAAGATTTCGCTGGTTCCTGTCAAAACGAAAGTTGTTAAAATTCCAAAAATTATAGATACATCTACACTAATTGATGGGAGAATATTGGATATTATAGAAACAGGTTTTTTAGAGGGTGAGCTTGTAATACCAACCTTTGTATTGAAAGAGCTTCAGAATATTGCAGATTCTCATGAGCATTTGAGAAGACAAAAAGGGAAAAGAGGGTTGAGTATTTTACAGAGATTAAAAGAGCAGAAAAAAATTCCAGTTAAGATAGATGAAACAGATTTTCATAATATTGGAACGGTTGACGAAAAATTGGTTAAACTTGCAAAAAAGTATAAGGGTAAAATTATCACAACTGATCATAATTTATTGAAAGTTGCAGAAATTCAGAATGTGGAAGTTTTGAATATAAATAGCTTAGCGATTGCCCTGAGACAAACTGTGCTCCCTGGAGAAGTTTTAGAGATCACAGTGGTTAAAGAGGGGAAAGAGCACAATCAAGGGGTCGGTTATTTAGAGGATGGAACTATGGTTGTCGTTGAAAATGGTAAATCTTTGATAGGAGAAACTGTTAAGGTTGAGATAACAAGTCTTCTTCAAACTGAAACGGGAAGAATTATATTTGCTAGGCAAAAATGA
- the ispD gene encoding 2-C-methyl-D-erythritol 4-phosphate cytidylyltransferase, with protein sequence MKIDAIIPAAGVGKRFNSKISKQYYEINGRPILYHTLNHLSKSFNFQCFIIGCNIDTDSKFIENIMESLDIDNYKLVQGGKERFNTVYNCINESDAEYVLIHDAVRPLVTKDVVNRLIEKLNFYDAVICGLKVRDTVKIVKNNVVEKTVDREKYFLSHTPQIFKREKLIKGFEYVFEKGLTVTDEAQVMEEFGEGVAVVESDVRNLKVTYFNDIDFISKFL encoded by the coding sequence ATGAAGATTGATGCAATAATACCAGCTGCAGGGGTTGGCAAGAGGTTTAATTCAAAAATAAGTAAACAATATTATGAAATAAATGGTAGACCAATTTTGTATCATACTTTAAATCATCTTTCAAAATCTTTTAATTTTCAATGTTTTATAATTGGTTGTAATATCGATACGGATAGCAAGTTTATTGAAAATATAATGGAAAGTTTAGATATAGATAATTATAAACTTGTTCAAGGTGGAAAGGAGCGTTTTAATACAGTTTATAATTGTATAAATGAATCTGATGCTGAATATGTATTGATTCATGATGCAGTTAGACCACTTGTTACCAAGGATGTTGTAAATAGGTTGATTGAAAAGTTAAATTTTTACGATGCTGTAATTTGTGGTTTGAAAGTTAGGGATACGGTGAAAATTGTTAAAAATAATGTTGTAGAAAAAACAGTTGATAGAGAAAAATATTTTTTATCTCATACCCCCCAGATATTTAAAAGGGAAAAGTTAATTAAAGGTTTTGAATATGTTTTTGAGAAAGGATTAACAGTTACAGACGAGGCTCAAGTAATGGAAGAGTTTGGTGAGGGGGTTGCAGTAGTGGAATCAGATGTGAGAAACTTAAAAGTAACTTATTTTAATGATATTGATTTTATTTCTAAATTTCTTTGA
- a CDS encoding site-2 protease family protein, which translates to MFDINSFLQQLSIALLPFLAAITFHEAAHGYAAYFLGDDTAKKAGRLTLNPLSHIDVMGLIVLFLTRLFGWAKPVPVNFNIVARRKHGIAIVAFAGPLANFILAIISSVFYNIFTHINTSNLLMNKILVPLTLMAVYSVQINVALGVFNLLPIPPLDGGRILQSFLPSDKQYFLIKYERYGFIIILILLITNMVDYFIFPVIHFFVKLLL; encoded by the coding sequence ATGTTTGATATAAATAGTTTTTTACAGCAATTAAGTATCGCTTTACTCCCTTTTTTAGCAGCGATTACTTTTCACGAAGCTGCGCATGGATACGCTGCATATTTTTTAGGGGATGATACTGCTAAAAAGGCTGGTAGACTTACTTTAAATCCTCTTTCACATATTGATGTAATGGGATTGATAGTTCTTTTTTTGACGAGACTTTTTGGTTGGGCAAAACCTGTCCCTGTAAATTTTAATATAGTTGCGAGAAGGAAACATGGTATTGCAATAGTAGCTTTTGCAGGTCCATTAGCAAACTTTATTTTAGCTATTATATCATCAGTATTTTATAATATTTTTACCCATATTAATACGTCTAATTTATTAATGAATAAGATTTTAGTTCCTTTGACATTAATGGCAGTGTATTCTGTGCAGATAAATGTTGCTTTGGGAGTTTTTAATCTTTTACCTATTCCACCTTTAGATGGTGGTAGAATATTACAATCATTTTTACCTTCTGATAAACAGTATTTTTTAATCAAGTATGAAAGATATGGATTTATTATAATATTGATTTTGCTTATAACTAATATGGTGGATTATTTTATATTTCCTGTTATACATTTTTTTGTAAAATTACTACTGTAA